The proteins below are encoded in one region of Campylobacter rectus:
- a CDS encoding type II toxin-antitoxin system RelE/ParE family toxin translates to MQIIYNDKFNRRTDEIISFIWQDSPARALKFYDDLLETIERVAYMPRKHRKSTTANDERIRDLIFKKYVIPFLIDEENDTIEILSIYGRNLP, encoded by the coding sequence ATGCAAATCATATATAATGATAAATTTAACCGAAGAACCGATGAAATAATCAGCTTTATATGGCAAGATAGTCCGGCAAGAGCTTTAAAGTTTTACGATGATTTACTAGAAACCATAGAAAGAGTCGCATATATGCCGCGCAAGCACCGCAAAAGCACAACAGCAAACGACGAGCGAATCCGGGATCTGATTTTTAAAAAATATGTTATCCCGTTTTTGATAGATGAAGAAAACGATACGATAGAAATTTTATCGATTTACGGCAGAAATCTGCCCTGA
- a CDS encoding nucleotidyltransferase family protein has product MKASKPSLTKTSPLTKEAILAYLSELKPGLEKDGIQKIGLFGSYAKGYAGEDSDIDIVVLADKKDFLDRLHAFKALAYLNNLKEQIAGKFHKSVDICDFYSEQKMQDDKIVKGAIYV; this is encoded by the coding sequence ATGAAAGCATCCAAGCCTTCTTTAACGAAAACATCGCCTTTAACCAAAGAAGCCATACTGGCGTATCTATCCGAGCTCAAGCCGGGTCTTGAAAAAGACGGCATCCAAAAGATAGGACTTTTCGGAAGTTACGCCAAAGGCTACGCGGGCGAAGACTCGGACATCGACATAGTTGTTCTGGCCGATAAAAAAGACTTTCTAGACAGGCTACACGCATTTAAAGCGCTTGCATATTTAAATAATTTAAAAGAGCAGATCGCGGGCAAATTTCATAAATCGGTAGATATTTGCGATTTTTATTCCGAGCAAAAAATGCAAGACGACAAGATAGTAAAGGGAGCGATTTATGTCTGA
- a CDS encoding HepT-like ribonuclease domain-containing protein, with protein sequence MSDKKIIYRLELAVEKIDQVFEVCKPKGVTAALEDELLTKPAIMKHIDVVYQQFKKLEEAQEYHVLDKFKKEDLKGIRDIRNWSSHDYDNIQNEIIEDVIRTDLPSLKENLQKVIKETKQELCEDLQKKIDRFVKKQDILTPQAKSDLRMDIQKSYDDLRKNGLELDKSYADKLKGIVKSNSNENVK encoded by the coding sequence ATGTCTGACAAAAAAATTATATATCGCCTAGAGCTAGCAGTAGAAAAAATAGACCAAGTATTTGAAGTTTGCAAGCCCAAGGGCGTTACGGCAGCGCTAGAAGACGAGCTGCTTACAAAGCCGGCGATAATGAAACACATCGACGTCGTATATCAGCAATTCAAGAAGCTTGAAGAGGCGCAGGAATACCACGTCTTAGATAAATTTAAAAAAGAAGACCTAAAAGGGATAAGAGATATTAGAAATTGGTCTTCTCACGATTACGACAATATACAAAACGAAATCATAGAAGACGTGATCCGCACGGATCTACCTAGTCTCAAGGAAAATTTACAAAAAGTCATAAAAGAAACGAAGCAAGAGTTGTGCGAAGATTTACAAAAAAAGATTGATCGCTTCGTTAAGAAGCAGGATATTTTAACCCCGCAAGCCAAAAGCGATCTTAGGATGGATATCCAAAAAAGCTACGACGACCTACGAAAGAATGGACTTGAGCTTGACAAATCATACGCAGACAAGCTAAAAGGTATCGTTAAAAGCAACTCAAACGAGAACGTAAAATAA
- a CDS encoding relaxase/mobilization nuclease domain-containing protein — MTRRDWDAFFEELKSIRAGYTRTAKSEHKYVSFGSGAGFSRSHIPFPKNNFAKQSVVKMISNLPKTSIKRCIDYALKNSLDGSAINEKGERVGSDEILKDWRKDFGDNPNSKDAWHLIFSINEPCDDQRKLRALKESVHNVLGLNFSGHKYAFVLHTHQNNPHVHVVLNKRNSFTDKKIHFDSRSEIREFFDDVRTNFAYSLGARGLKYENKNFLQKDLKLEFNKVKSAVKLETDDYTAKDKINDYYSKMQDKNKQSYDATAGRIEAMNNELAALKKDNEELLRLFLLYTKKRNKRAYKLAKELKESNRVIKEKSKAVLSEIDKINKISSQATQLNEMRLAHYKDRSAGLSLLENFSYNYNKIYPKNRGASKADWQNYKKVRRAIAIHRGREDDAARKYFEDSLLVTRMLGRNESLFKLSAKLEILDKNLYVLQHSGVIGEEASAFEKRLKSNKEFIADICQKRFEFVRKKLLNSDKIDKDGFLFKEYFKGVSVLGVKPDDRLVKIKNEKRFYKDVLAERSGKTKTQGSRSAEQNKFNNELGGRE; from the coding sequence TTGACGAGACGTGATTGGGATGCGTTTTTTGAAGAGCTAAAAAGTATCAGGGCAGGCTATACCCGCACGGCAAAATCAGAGCATAAATATGTTTCCTTTGGAAGTGGCGCGGGATTTTCTCGCTCGCATATTCCTTTTCCTAAAAATAACTTTGCCAAACAATCAGTCGTAAAGATGATTTCAAATTTGCCTAAAACTTCCATCAAGCGCTGCATCGACTACGCTCTTAAAAACTCTCTCGACGGCTCGGCTATCAATGAAAAAGGGGAGAGAGTAGGCAGCGATGAAATTTTAAAAGATTGGCGCAAGGACTTCGGCGATAATCCAAACTCGAAGGATGCGTGGCATCTGATTTTTTCTATCAACGAGCCTTGCGACGATCAGAGAAAATTGCGGGCTTTAAAAGAAAGCGTGCATAACGTGCTAGGGTTAAATTTTAGCGGACACAAGTATGCTTTCGTGCTACACACTCATCAAAACAATCCGCACGTGCACGTGGTCTTGAATAAACGAAACAGCTTTACCGATAAAAAAATCCACTTTGATAGCAGAAGCGAAATCAGAGAGTTTTTCGACGACGTGCGCACGAATTTCGCCTACTCTCTCGGAGCTCGCGGGTTAAAATACGAGAATAAAAATTTCTTGCAAAAGGATTTAAAGCTCGAATTTAACAAAGTAAAATCTGCCGTAAAGCTTGAAACGGACGACTATACGGCAAAGGATAAAATAAACGACTACTACTCAAAAATGCAGGATAAAAATAAGCAAAGCTACGACGCTACGGCGGGGCGCATCGAGGCTATGAATAACGAGCTTGCCGCTCTTAAAAAGGATAACGAGGAGCTTTTGCGGCTCTTTTTGCTTTATACCAAAAAGCGAAATAAACGGGCGTATAAGCTGGCAAAGGAGCTAAAAGAAAGTAATCGCGTCATCAAAGAAAAGAGCAAGGCCGTGCTATCCGAAATCGACAAAATAAATAAAATTTCCAGTCAAGCTACGCAGCTTAACGAGATGCGGCTGGCGCACTATAAAGACCGCTCCGCGGGGCTAAGCTTGCTTGAAAATTTTAGCTACAACTATAATAAAATTTATCCGAAAAATAGGGGCGCGAGCAAGGCCGACTGGCAAAACTATAAAAAAGTGCGCCGCGCTATCGCTATTCATCGCGGCCGCGAGGACGACGCGGCTAGGAAATATTTCGAGGATAGCCTGCTAGTTACTCGAATGCTCGGCCGCAACGAAAGTCTTTTTAAGCTAAGCGCAAAGCTTGAAATTTTAGATAAAAACCTTTACGTCTTGCAGCATTCTGGCGTAATCGGCGAAGAAGCTAGCGCCTTTGAGAAAAGGCTAAAAAGCAATAAGGAATTTATCGCCGATATTTGTCAAAAACGCTTCGAATTTGTGCGCAAAAAGCTTTTAAATAGCGATAAAATCGATAAGGACGGCTTTTTGTTTAAGGAGTACTTTAAAGGCGTATCGGTGCTGGGCGTTAAGCCTGATGATCGGCTCGTAAAAATCAAAAATGAAAAGAGGTTTTATAAGGACGTCTTGGCTGAACGATCAGGCAAGACTAAAACTCAGGGTTCTCGCTCGGCGGAGCAAAATAAATTTAATAATGAACTTGGCGGTCGAGAGTAA
- a CDS encoding VirB4 family type IV secretion/conjugal transfer ATPase, translating to MARGIIGVIKEWNQNKKKEKLKKELGIDVSQEKPNVKNKTENDVLSRINKINKKADEILMIAEPQIYTLAKENNIACKYGENIIITKDGNASIAVELKGVSYAGISLDDETDYLLNRVMFFTTLKDDVEINLIIKKIKQDDKEYTDKNINPYANEIIKKWETNQDIYAIRYFLIISTMTKNITGLLESFKTKMTSEEGDESNESAKLKQKIELLNDTFSNIKNYFSIYQPRQLSGDEIINFYATYSNAKETNLAYTNELITDSYISSYVEFKKDYIEFYRNDGTTKYARFISVKAYETEQIKSIITSNLIKSNNEFMAMIYLKAYEKRKAIKKIKDTKAFAVELVRQELDQLMELIQADRENLVETSFSVYCLADSLKELENRSNELKNILENQGLNVVRETLNQKALYFSFFPSRGNLNARKKTLNISNLATIANFENEVTGFNQNDWGGEAITTFKHLNGTPFLFNFHWQPDGDRPAGHTMIVGGTGSGKTTLAQFLMTNLFKYPIDIFAMDKLRGMYNFTNYVDGEYHDSESDGFKLNPFSLADTNENRDFLKSWLRFMAEVKNDEHEAINDINNTIDRIYDMKQDGQTLTLSDFIISLPSDNNEKSRLKIRFDNYKGSIFDNKEDALNFTKQLSVLNMDGILQNKKTAGLTAIYIFHKLKNKAKNSADKRGFFCFIDELKDYLQDETMQEKILEAILEWRKIGGVACMGFQSMSLFNNIERGSSFLDNMANFIIFPTNSEETLAELNAMIGLTPTEAKFLKETNSNARQILLNMKLRNESAKLDIDLSRLGSYLRVFSSSSDNVMLLKQLKNDSPIHWRKHYIEFKGKRS from the coding sequence ATGGCTCGCGGAATAATAGGCGTAATCAAAGAGTGGAATCAAAACAAAAAGAAAGAAAAACTAAAAAAAGAGCTTGGCATTGACGTAAGCCAAGAAAAACCAAACGTTAAAAATAAAACGGAAAACGACGTTTTATCAAGAATCAACAAAATCAATAAAAAAGCGGATGAAATTTTAATGATAGCAGAACCGCAAATTTATACGCTGGCAAAAGAAAACAATATCGCCTGCAAATACGGCGAGAATATAATAATCACCAAAGACGGCAACGCAAGTATAGCGGTAGAGTTAAAAGGGGTAAGCTACGCCGGAATCAGCTTAGACGACGAGACGGACTACCTTTTAAACCGCGTTATGTTTTTTACGACGTTAAAAGACGACGTAGAGATAAATTTAATCATCAAAAAAATAAAGCAAGACGACAAAGAATATACGGACAAAAATATAAATCCGTATGCAAACGAGATCATAAAGAAATGGGAGACCAATCAAGATATATACGCCATAAGATATTTTTTGATCATATCCACGATGACGAAAAACATCACAGGACTACTGGAGAGCTTTAAAACCAAAATGACTAGCGAAGAGGGCGACGAGAGTAACGAAAGCGCAAAATTAAAGCAAAAAATCGAGCTTTTAAACGATACGTTCTCAAATATCAAAAACTACTTCTCGATTTATCAGCCAAGACAGCTAAGCGGCGATGAGATCATAAATTTTTACGCTACGTATTCAAACGCAAAAGAGACGAATCTCGCATATACCAACGAGCTGATTACCGATAGCTATATAAGCTCATACGTAGAATTTAAAAAAGACTACATAGAGTTTTACCGCAATGACGGTACGACCAAATATGCTAGGTTCATAAGCGTAAAAGCATACGAAACAGAGCAGATCAAGTCGATCATCACCTCAAATTTAATCAAAAGCAATAACGAATTTATGGCTATGATTTATCTAAAAGCCTACGAAAAACGCAAGGCGATCAAGAAGATAAAAGACACTAAAGCGTTTGCCGTAGAGCTAGTCCGCCAAGAGCTAGATCAGTTAATGGAGCTGATCCAAGCCGACAGGGAAAATTTAGTGGAGACGAGCTTTTCGGTATATTGCCTAGCCGATAGCCTCAAAGAGCTGGAAAACCGCTCGAACGAGCTAAAAAATATCCTAGAGAATCAAGGACTAAACGTCGTGCGGGAGACGCTAAATCAAAAAGCTCTTTATTTCAGTTTCTTCCCTAGTCGCGGAAATTTAAATGCTAGAAAGAAGACGCTAAACATCAGCAACCTAGCCACGATCGCAAATTTTGAAAACGAGGTAACCGGTTTTAACCAAAACGACTGGGGCGGCGAAGCGATAACGACGTTTAAGCACTTAAACGGCACGCCTTTTTTATTTAACTTCCACTGGCAGCCGGACGGCGATCGCCCCGCCGGTCACACGATGATAGTAGGCGGAACGGGAAGCGGAAAGACGACGCTAGCGCAATTTTTAATGACAAATTTATTTAAATACCCCATAGATATATTTGCAATGGATAAGCTGCGCGGTATGTATAACTTCACGAACTACGTAGACGGCGAATACCACGATAGCGAGAGCGACGGCTTTAAATTAAATCCGTTCAGTCTGGCTGACACAAACGAAAATAGAGACTTTTTAAAATCATGGCTGCGCTTTATGGCCGAAGTTAAAAACGACGAGCATGAAGCCATAAACGATATTAACAACACGATAGATCGTATATACGACATGAAGCAAGATGGTCAAACGCTAACGCTAAGCGACTTTATCATATCGCTTCCAAGCGACAATAACGAAAAATCAAGGTTAAAAATCAGATTTGACAATTACAAAGGCTCAATATTCGATAACAAAGAAGACGCCTTAAATTTTACCAAACAGCTATCGGTGCTAAATATGGACGGCATACTGCAAAACAAAAAAACCGCCGGGCTTACGGCTATATATATTTTTCATAAGCTAAAAAATAAAGCCAAAAATAGCGCAGATAAGCGCGGCTTCTTTTGTTTCATAGACGAATTAAAGGATTATTTGCAGGACGAGACGATGCAGGAAAAAATCCTTGAAGCGATTTTGGAGTGGCGCAAGATAGGCGGAGTAGCTTGCATGGGATTTCAAAGCATGAGCCTATTTAATAACATCGAGCGCGGCTCGTCGTTTTTGGACAATATGGCAAATTTTATCATATTTCCGACCAATAGCGAAGAGACGCTGGCGGAGCTAAACGCGATGATAGGATTAACGCCGACAGAGGCTAAATTTTTAAAAGAGACCAATTCGAACGCGAGGCAAATACTGCTAAATATGAAGTTAAGAAACGAGAGTGCAAAGCTGGATATAGATTTATCGAGGCTTGGAAGCTACTTGCGAGTATTCTCGTCGAGCTCTGACAACGTAATGCTTTTAAAGCAGCTTAAAAACGATAGCCCGATCCACTGGCGAAAACATTACATAGAATTTAAAGGGAAGAGGAGTTAA
- a CDS encoding type IV secretion system protein has protein sequence MAFEERKIDPNFIFRAERSIKAYMFYTIIALAVVSVSLAVAIALLTPLKETKPVLLKFSDGDSRFVTIDDTSLNVRSNEELLKSILAGYVKNREMINRIDDAERYNEIRTQSSRQVWEAFQSLVSDPNSIYTTKNYFRNIQILNVAVLSQNVATVDFQAEITNPTRTEVSYKKYRSAIEYDFRNQSGTYADTMKNPTGFIVSKYQITQILDEKGSK, from the coding sequence ATGGCGTTTGAAGAGAGAAAGATCGACCCGAATTTTATTTTCAGAGCCGAAAGAAGCATCAAAGCGTATATGTTTTATACGATCATAGCCCTTGCGGTCGTAAGCGTAAGCCTAGCAGTAGCAATAGCGCTTTTAACGCCGTTAAAGGAAACAAAGCCCGTTTTACTTAAATTTTCAGACGGTGACTCCCGCTTCGTGACCATAGACGATACGAGCCTAAACGTCCGCAGTAACGAAGAGCTGCTAAAAAGCATTTTAGCCGGATACGTTAAAAACAGAGAGATGATAAACCGCATAGACGACGCCGAGCGATACAACGAGATACGCACGCAAAGCAGCAGGCAGGTATGGGAAGCGTTTCAAAGTTTAGTAAGCGATCCAAACTCGATCTATACGACCAAAAACTATTTCCGCAACATTCAAATTTTAAACGTAGCCGTTTTAAGCCAAAACGTAGCGACGGTCGACTTCCAAGCCGAGATCACGAATCCTACGCGCACCGAAGTAAGCTATAAAAAATATAGAAGCGCGATAGAGTACGACTTTCGCAACCAAAGCGGCACGTACGCCGATACGATGAAAAATCCTACCGGCTTTATCGTAAGTAAATATCAAATAACGCAAATTTTGGACGAGAAAGGCTCAAAATGA
- a CDS encoding TrbG/VirB9 family P-type conjugative transfer protein yields MRNLIKLSIVSALALNLSAAEPQEGLSEEQMNQIRAIMRQTQELVNEQQQNGSMGEDIFNDKNKDVNNNIQSNFKINPLGLYKQRRQPQGVKFNDPNGGQIPEQDVIDFGSAPDASDRQMGKDELELMKNAIRNQDLKALQQKFHSKKYSGYENTQVVKYQPDKTIKIRTRHAMATTLIFDSEIDNFVLGDQTGFKIEQIPSQPNAIAIIPQLIGIDTSLTIFTSDGKIHTFYIFSTDYKNSNDPSFIVRIKDSETQKANLAKLETDSKEYLTIKDGIAELKVKKSDIYSGYTQKAKKENEWLLSAEIFSDKKFTYFKYSKDEMPQIPTIYAVIDKQDSPVETRVIGDYIIAETINPKFTIKSGDSYVCVDRKETQAEKLRKEIRKNLNTDEEAVKQRQKEHSKTITKNQEKYNESVKKARGF; encoded by the coding sequence ATGAGAAATTTAATAAAACTTTCTATCGTCTCGGCGCTAGCTTTAAATTTAAGCGCGGCCGAGCCGCAAGAGGGGCTGAGCGAAGAGCAAATGAATCAAATCCGCGCTATTATGCGCCAAACGCAAGAGCTGGTAAACGAGCAGCAGCAAAACGGCTCGATGGGTGAAGATATATTTAACGATAAAAACAAAGACGTAAACAACAATATACAATCAAATTTTAAAATAAATCCGCTTGGTCTATATAAGCAAAGGCGGCAGCCTCAAGGGGTAAAATTTAACGATCCTAACGGCGGACAAATTCCTGAACAAGACGTAATAGACTTCGGCAGTGCGCCCGATGCCTCGGACAGGCAGATGGGCAAGGACGAGCTAGAGCTCATGAAAAACGCCATCCGCAATCAAGATTTAAAAGCATTGCAGCAAAAATTTCACTCAAAGAAATACAGCGGATACGAAAATACGCAAGTGGTCAAATATCAGCCCGATAAAACTATCAAAATTCGCACGCGCCATGCGATGGCCACTACGCTGATATTTGATAGCGAGATAGATAATTTCGTGCTAGGCGACCAAACCGGCTTTAAAATAGAGCAAATCCCAAGCCAGCCTAACGCCATCGCGATAATCCCGCAATTAATAGGTATCGATACAAGCCTAACGATTTTTACGAGCGACGGAAAAATCCACACTTTTTATATTTTTTCGACGGATTATAAAAATTCAAACGATCCAAGCTTCATAGTCCGCATAAAAGACAGCGAAACGCAAAAAGCCAATCTCGCTAAGCTCGAAACCGATAGCAAGGAGTATTTAACCATAAAAGACGGCATAGCCGAGCTGAAAGTCAAAAAAAGCGATATTTATAGCGGATATACGCAAAAAGCCAAAAAAGAAAACGAATGGCTGCTATCGGCTGAAATTTTTAGCGATAAGAAATTTACGTATTTTAAGTACTCCAAAGACGAAATGCCGCAAATCCCTACCATTTACGCAGTCATCGATAAGCAAGATAGCCCGGTAGAAACGAGGGTAATAGGCGATTACATAATCGCAGAGACTATAAATCCGAAATTTACGATTAAAAGCGGCGATAGCTACGTATGCGTAGATCGCAAAGAAACACAGGCCGAAAAACTAAGAAAAGAGATAAGAAAGAATTTAAACACCGATGAAGAAGCCGTAAAACAAAGACAAAAAGAGCATAGCAAAACAATAACGAAAAACCAAGAAAAATATAACGAATCCGTAAAGAAAGCAAGGGGATTTTAA
- a CDS encoding DNA type IV secretion system protein ComB10 — MKKGKKTLLLSLATLSIISSPLLAEEIFNEAAGQEQQDEQIRNLQNQKDLNHLFENSKFPVDDYIYKAGKKAPSEDGQNLGEILKKLEELEAKKQSGQIAPGAPAATPEDMTKEQEQMAQRARDKQEELKAKQESLKQEIRRDNQAAYENKMRELIRAQILANRNNEIKNVNQNSSKYGADGFSNQKSIDISTNEHRLYRTIRAGRLIPAILTSAISSDLSGIVTAQIEQDIYAAMGRAVLIPRGSKVIGFYTNDTKIGHERLEIRWREIITPQGINIILTDAMAADNMGMNGVVGAINNKYWERYGIAYSISTITNALLLGIASKMGNSNNSYATEIYSNARSDISSVVQDIIQQQSQIKPTIEIKSGSRIFLVPTNHMWFAKPKNGEVMMQYFND; from the coding sequence ATGAAAAAGGGGAAGAAAACGCTACTTTTAAGCCTTGCGACGCTTAGTATAATTTCCTCTCCCCTTTTGGCGGAGGAAATTTTTAACGAGGCGGCCGGGCAAGAGCAGCAAGACGAGCAAATAAGAAATTTACAAAACCAAAAGGATCTGAATCATCTTTTTGAAAATTCAAAATTCCCGGTCGACGACTATATCTATAAAGCCGGGAAGAAAGCGCCGAGCGAAGACGGGCAAAATTTAGGCGAAATTTTAAAAAAATTAGAAGAGCTCGAAGCCAAAAAGCAATCCGGGCAGATCGCGCCAGGAGCGCCGGCCGCTACGCCCGAAGATATGACGAAAGAGCAAGAGCAGATGGCGCAGCGCGCTAGAGATAAGCAAGAAGAGCTAAAAGCTAAGCAAGAGAGCCTAAAACAAGAAATAAGAAGAGACAACCAAGCCGCCTATGAAAACAAAATGCGCGAGCTAATCAGAGCTCAAATTTTAGCTAATCGCAACAATGAAATAAAAAACGTAAATCAGAACTCATCAAAATACGGCGCCGACGGCTTTTCAAATCAAAAGAGTATAGACATTAGCACGAACGAGCATAGACTATACCGCACCATCAGAGCCGGACGGCTGATCCCGGCAATTCTAACGAGCGCGATAAGCTCGGATTTAAGCGGAATAGTAACGGCTCAAATAGAGCAAGACATATATGCCGCGATGGGGCGAGCGGTGCTGATCCCTCGCGGAAGTAAAGTGATAGGCTTTTATACCAACGATACCAAAATCGGGCACGAAAGGCTGGAAATCAGGTGGCGGGAGATAATCACGCCGCAAGGAATAAATATAATATTGACCGATGCAATGGCCGCCGATAATATGGGAATGAACGGAGTCGTAGGAGCGATAAATAATAAATATTGGGAACGCTACGGCATAGCCTACTCAATTTCAACGATTACAAATGCTTTACTTTTGGGTATAGCCTCAAAAATGGGCAATTCAAACAACTCTTACGCCACCGAAATTTACTCAAATGCTAGAAGCGACATAAGTAGCGTGGTGCAAGACATAATCCAGCAGCAAAGCCAAATCAAGCCGACCATAGAAATCAAAAGCGGAAGCCGTATATTTTTAGTGCCTACAAATCATATGTGGTTTGCAAAACCGAAAAACGGCGAAGTGATGATGCAATATTTTAACGATTAA
- a CDS encoding ATPase, T2SS/T4P/T4SS family — protein MSESIILNNILGVLKPYLTLRANELIFNRPCEINIDYGDHWEIVQDPKLDIKFLNNFLIELATRRNQRFDETHCHLSCELPDPFLRYRIQAQHKSSLFNSDIAICIRIPSKEAFKLESFILSQNVINEGWTYEKIKELIRDKKNVLLSGGTGSGKTSFLNSLMGEIDPGERVVTIEDSQELRVENVNKTQLAVPKIATEIYSYQVAIDNAMRLRPDRLFLGEIDIRNTFSFLRVNNTGHAGNLSTLHANNPKDAIKAIKTNIILGGGLSSVDDRMLDSLIVTAIDYIIQIARVKNQRVITDILNLKELDIAKIVA, from the coding sequence ATGAGCGAAAGCATAATTTTAAATAACATTTTAGGCGTTTTAAAGCCGTATTTGACGCTGCGGGCAAACGAACTAATATTTAATCGGCCATGCGAAATAAACATAGACTACGGCGACCACTGGGAAATAGTGCAAGACCCAAAGCTAGATATAAAATTTCTAAATAATTTTTTGATCGAGCTAGCCACTAGGAGAAATCAGCGCTTCGACGAAACGCATTGCCACCTCTCATGCGAGTTGCCCGATCCGTTTTTACGTTACCGCATCCAAGCGCAGCACAAATCAAGTCTGTTTAATAGCGATATCGCAATCTGCATAAGAATACCCAGCAAAGAGGCCTTTAAATTAGAAAGCTTCATCCTAAGCCAAAACGTGATAAACGAGGGCTGGACTTACGAAAAAATCAAAGAGTTGATCCGGGATAAGAAAAACGTACTTTTAAGCGGCGGAACTGGAAGCGGGAAGACCAGCTTTTTAAACTCGCTAATGGGCGAAATAGACCCGGGCGAGCGAGTAGTCACCATAGAGGACAGCCAAGAGCTAAGGGTGGAAAACGTTAATAAAACGCAGCTGGCCGTACCGAAAATCGCTACCGAAATTTACAGCTATCAGGTAGCGATCGACAATGCGATGCGTTTGCGACCAGATAGGCTATTTTTAGGCGAGATAGACATCCGTAATACCTTTTCATTTTTAAGAGTAAACAACACCGGGCATGCCGGAAATTTAAGCACCTTGCACGCAAATAATCCCAAAGACGCCATAAAGGCCATTAAAACCAATATTATTTTAGGAGGCGGCCTATCAAGCGTGGACGATCGCATGCTAGATAGCCTTATTGTTACGGCGATCGATTACATCATCCAAATAGCTAGAGTAAAAAATCAAAGAGTGATAACGGATATTTTAAATTTAAAAGAACTAGACATTGCAAAGATCGTAGCATGA
- a CDS encoding plasmid mobilization relaxosome protein MobC, with protein MRKVAAHFIYFTEADARVLKRLSQRRNESKSAVIRKLVHVEKYADVLERIETNNEIISEFLREFGRLGVNLNQIAYHLNANITGPEEAKNDLEKNMRGFAIAIKELSAKMEDLKIKIDVKHTKTPSGEEEKGDENG; from the coding sequence ATGAGAAAAGTAGCCGCGCATTTTATATATTTTACCGAAGCCGACGCAAGGGTGCTGAAACGCCTATCTCAAAGACGCAATGAAAGCAAATCAGCAGTAATTCGAAAGCTGGTACATGTAGAAAAATACGCTGACGTGCTAGAACGGATAGAAACGAATAACGAAATAATAAGCGAATTCTTACGAGAATTCGGTCGCTTGGGAGTAAATTTAAATCAAATCGCCTATCATCTAAATGCAAACATTACTGGTCCCGAAGAAGCCAAAAACGACCTAGAAAAAAATATGCGGGGTTTCGCAATAGCCATAAAAGAATTAAGCGCAAAAATGGAAGATTTAAAAATTAAAATAGATGTCAAACACACTAAAACGCCGAGCGGCGAGGAAGAAAAAGGGGATGAAAATGGATAG